From Nicotiana tabacum cultivar K326 chromosome 20, ASM71507v2, whole genome shotgun sequence, one genomic window encodes:
- the LOC107818894 gene encoding uncharacterized protein LOC107818894, with protein MAGVAFLQPRCIDSVSGSVSGFWFEVVKLQSSCFVYGLVQFQTAEIMVKSQGRGDKQKGKGESSRGRGQRMIRLTPQARQNIKNTRRLINAADSAIDQSGSEYEPSWEASDSDSVPEYVPDWLERNKLRDTPPGSPTAQTSVHISSKWFEGLAAGSGNEYSTSLTTSLSWEGPVEGEGEKLGGGETQVGGVERTRNPEAWHDRFVSEVAYHKFREWWPERKLIPERKFITKDLMPHNPNVLRQFM; from the exons ATGGCTGGAGTTGCCTTTCTTCAACCACGATGCATCGATTCGGTTTCAGGTTCTGTTAGTGGGTTTTGGTTCGAGGTTGTCAAGCTTCAGTCAAGTTGTTTTGTCTATGGCCTAGTTCAATTTCAGACTGCGGAG ATCATGGTGAAATCACAAGGCAGGGGTGACAAACAAAAAGggaaaggagagtcctcccggggtaggggacaAAGAATGATTAGACTGACCCCGCAAGCTcggcaaaacatcaaaaacaccaGAAGGCTTATAAACGCTGCTGATAGCGCTATTGACCAATCCGGGAGTGAATATGAGCCTTCTTGGGAGGCATCTGACTCAGACTCCGTGCCagagtatgttcctgactggcTGGAGAGGAACAAATTGAGGGATACACCTCCAGGCTCTCCCACTGCCCAAACATCAGTGCACATATCTTCTAAGTGGTTTGAGGGCTTAGCTGCAGGCAGTGGCAATGAATATTCCACCTCACTTACAACTTCACTATCTTGGGAGGGTCCCgtagaaggagaaggagaaaaatTAGGAGGGGGTGAGACCCAAGTAGGAGGGGTGGAGAGAACCAGAAATCCGGAGGCATGGCATGACAGATTTGTGAGTGAGGTGGCCTACCACAAGTTCAGGGAGTGGTGGCCCGAGAGGAAGCTAATACCAGAGCGGAAATTCATTACAAAGGACCTcatgcctcacaaccccaatgtgctgAGGCAATTCATGTAG